A genomic window from Treponema maltophilum ATCC 51939 includes:
- a CDS encoding NYN domain-containing protein yields the protein MNIAILWDIENVTPPRGTNYIQLIVDTISEEGKISYATAFGDWNRSHIKNIAAELAANSFELIHVPAARKDSSDMSMVAHGVELIFQYPHIDKFVLITGDADFRPLLLSLRKYGKQTQIICDVTNNASEDLLKMADDFKDYRDIIDDADSADNGSDEDSGSEKLTRERAFELLEDTVDIMQKEKKTPHLGAVKIRMKLLNSGFNEKKLGYRTWKAFINDAIKVKGLRYADEDGNILELTERAQKGLPEVFNKLLSVLDNGKPVLFNEAAKKINYRDYGYGRFKQLALDAEKRGIVKLEKRGLSWSLSKV from the coding sequence ATGAATATCGCTATTTTGTGGGACATAGAAAACGTTACGCCGCCGCGCGGAACGAATTATATTCAGCTCATCGTGGACACGATTTCCGAAGAAGGAAAAATATCGTACGCGACGGCATTCGGCGATTGGAACCGCAGTCACATAAAAAATATCGCGGCCGAATTGGCGGCAAACAGTTTTGAACTTATTCACGTGCCGGCGGCGCGCAAAGACAGCTCGGATATGTCGATGGTCGCTCACGGCGTCGAACTGATTTTTCAATATCCGCATATCGATAAATTCGTATTGATTACCGGCGATGCGGATTTTCGGCCGCTTTTGTTGAGCTTGCGCAAGTACGGTAAGCAAACGCAGATTATCTGCGACGTTACAAACAACGCGTCCGAAGACCTTTTAAAAATGGCCGACGACTTTAAAGATTACCGCGACATTATCGACGATGCGGATTCGGCCGACAACGGTTCGGACGAAGATAGCGGAAGCGAAAAACTGACGCGCGAGCGTGCCTTCGAACTGCTCGAGGACACGGTCGATATTATGCAAAAAGAAAAGAAAACGCCGCATTTGGGCGCCGTAAAAATCCGCATGAAACTGCTCAATTCGGGCTTTAACGAAAAAAAGCTCGGGTACCGCACGTGGAAGGCTTTTATAAACGATGCGATTAAGGTAAAGGGGCTGCGTTATGCCGACGAAGACGGCAATATTTTGGAGCTGACCGAGCGTGCGCAAAAGGGTTTGCCGGAAGTATTCAACAAACTTTTGTCGGTTTTGGACAACGGCAAGCCCGTTTTATTCAACGAAGCGGCTAAAAAAATCAATTACCGCGATTACGGTTACGGACGTTTTAAGCAGCTTGCCCTCGACGCGGAAAAGCGCGGAATCGTTAAATTGGAAAAACGCGGACTTTCGTGGTCTTTGAGTAAGGTATAA
- a CDS encoding histidine phosphatase family protein, which translates to MKLFIARHGETDWNVAHRTCGWSESNLTEKGRAQAQALAARLAEEQSKNDIRRIFVSPLRRARDTASYIEKALNLTATVDARIKEVNFGKFENLPWEKSDEFFRVRENPFVKFPAGESLVSASHRAYGLIDEIASAGGEGNVLFVCHGMIMALMSTYFRNITQEEFRNFHVDNCQLFEFDFEKR; encoded by the coding sequence ATGAAACTTTTTATTGCCCGGCACGGCGAAACCGATTGGAACGTCGCGCACCGCACATGCGGCTGGTCGGAATCGAACCTCACCGAAAAAGGGCGCGCTCAAGCGCAAGCCTTGGCCGCGCGTCTTGCGGAAGAACAAAGCAAAAACGACATTCGGCGTATATTCGTGTCGCCGCTTAGACGCGCGCGCGATACGGCGTCTTATATTGAAAAAGCGCTCAATTTAACGGCGACGGTCGATGCGCGCATAAAAGAAGTCAACTTCGGCAAATTTGAAAATCTGCCGTGGGAAAAATCCGACGAGTTTTTTCGCGTACGGGAAAATCCGTTTGTAAAATTTCCCGCAGGCGAATCGCTCGTATCGGCCTCGCACCGCGCTTACGGCCTTATCGACGAAATCGCTTCGGCGGGCGGCGAAGGCAATGTTCTTTTTGTGTGCCACGGTATGATTATGGCGCTTATGAGTACGTATTTTCGGAATATTACGCAGGAAGAATTCCGCAATTTTCATGTGGACAACTGTCAGCTTTTCGAATTCGATTTTGAAAAACGCTGA
- a CDS encoding winged helix-turn-helix domain-containing protein: protein MSADNRYDVSFDHRLLDEQLSSRLRLAVMSVLLGCEKIEFTVLRDKVHATDGNLTAHCKKLENAGYLTVEKLFVNRKPLTLYSATSLGRKAVKRYAQKLASFL from the coding sequence ATGAGCGCTGATAACCGGTACGACGTTTCTTTTGACCATCGCCTGCTCGACGAGCAGCTGTCCTCCCGTTTGCGGCTTGCGGTTATGTCGGTTTTGCTCGGCTGCGAAAAAATCGAATTTACCGTGCTGCGCGATAAGGTACACGCAACCGACGGCAATTTAACCGCGCATTGTAAAAAATTGGAAAACGCCGGTTATTTAACGGTGGAAAAGCTTTTTGTAAACCGCAAGCCGCTTACCCTCTACAGTGCGACAAGCTTGGGCCGCAAAGCCGTAAAAAGATACGCACAAAAACTTGCTTCGTTTTTATAA
- a CDS encoding permease, with amino-acid sequence MVLAFLGIVLQAFPFLITGVLLSSLISFFVSERFIERHFPKNTAAGIAFALLGGFCLPVCDCVSIPVFRSLVKKGIPLTSAIVFMTAAPVINPVVILSTYYAFNGNMRIVFARVFLGIICSALIGLSFLIRAPKNVLLPGEHFGGGDCGCAACSSENGGRKTVHAFFEHARLEFFGVGKYLIVGAAFSALLQRLGGKLTFESAPSAMAVSLFIMMALAFLLSLCSSSDAVIGRSFIARFSLVPVLGFLVFGPMLDIKNILMLSGGFTKRFIVRFLITSFTVCFAVLFICILCGAEAWL; translated from the coding sequence ATGGTTTTGGCTTTTTTAGGAATTGTACTGCAAGCTTTTCCGTTTTTAATTACGGGCGTGCTGCTTTCGTCCTTGATAAGTTTTTTTGTATCGGAGCGGTTCATCGAGCGGCATTTTCCGAAAAACACCGCCGCGGGAATCGCCTTTGCTCTGTTGGGCGGATTTTGTCTTCCCGTATGCGACTGCGTGTCGATACCGGTGTTCCGCAGTTTGGTCAAAAAAGGAATTCCGTTGACGTCGGCAATCGTTTTTATGACTGCCGCGCCGGTAATAAATCCGGTGGTTATTCTTTCCACCTATTACGCTTTTAACGGCAACATGCGGATCGTTTTTGCGCGGGTATTTTTGGGCATTATCTGTTCGGCGCTTATAGGTTTGTCGTTTTTGATACGTGCGCCGAAAAACGTACTGCTGCCGGGCGAACACTTCGGCGGCGGAGACTGCGGCTGCGCGGCCTGCTCTTCCGAAAACGGCGGCCGTAAAACCGTTCACGCTTTTTTTGAACACGCGCGGCTCGAATTTTTCGGCGTGGGAAAATATTTGATTGTCGGAGCGGCGTTTTCGGCGCTTTTACAAAGGCTCGGCGGAAAGCTGACCTTCGAATCGGCGCCGAGCGCAATGGCCGTATCTTTGTTTATCATGATGGCTCTCGCCTTTTTGCTTTCTTTGTGTTCTTCTTCCGACGCGGTAATCGGGCGGTCGTTTATCGCGCGGTTTTCGCTTGTGCCCGTCTTGGGCTTTCTCGTATTCGGCCCTATGCTGGACATAAAGAATATCCTTATGCTCTCGGGCGGTTTTACGAAGCGCTTTATCGTGCGGTTTTTAATTACATCCTTTACGGTATGTTTTGCCGTTTTGTTCATCTGCATTTTATGCGGTGCGGAGGCATGGTTATGA
- a CDS encoding TIGR03943 family putative permease subunit, producing MTKRFSLQPMIEAAGCALFGFYILKLCLTNEFLFYLTPRMKPWLIFTACVMFAWALSAAKTAFEADHYHVNLTSVFVLLIPLMLLLLPRKNISIDDLSYAPQSGFSQGGYSAQKVPKTGNPFLTPQKDAADASAGTAPGSGGFPVQRKDDDMQSTQSEQNAAAEITLPGLDSAHKTITVSDEDFLQWVDALYKHPHQFEGYRISVKGMTFHDSRFMSETEFIPARLLMVCCAADLVPYGLVCRYDKISELENGTWLTVTGTLAVRDYRGSPEPQIDVEKLEPAEAVDAYLYPGI from the coding sequence ATGACAAAGCGATTTTCGCTTCAGCCGATGATCGAAGCGGCAGGATGCGCCCTCTTCGGTTTTTATATTTTAAAACTCTGTCTTACAAACGAATTTTTATTTTATCTTACGCCGCGTATGAAACCGTGGCTGATTTTTACCGCCTGCGTTATGTTTGCATGGGCGCTTTCCGCCGCAAAAACGGCTTTTGAAGCGGATCATTATCATGTAAACCTTACCTCCGTTTTTGTGCTGTTGATTCCCCTTATGCTGTTGCTGCTGCCCCGCAAAAACATAAGTATAGACGATTTGTCATATGCGCCGCAAAGCGGTTTTTCGCAGGGCGGCTATTCGGCACAAAAGGTACCGAAAACGGGCAACCCCTTTTTAACGCCGCAAAAAGACGCGGCGGATGCAAGCGCCGGTACGGCGCCCGGCTCGGGGGGCTTTCCCGTTCAGCGGAAAGACGACGATATGCAGAGCACGCAGAGTGAGCAAAACGCCGCAGCCGAAATCACGCTGCCCGGCCTTGATTCGGCGCATAAAACGATTACGGTTTCCGACGAAGATTTTTTGCAATGGGTCGATGCCCTGTATAAACATCCCCATCAATTTGAAGGCTACCGCATCAGCGTAAAGGGCATGACCTTTCACGACAGCCGTTTTATGAGCGAAACGGAATTCATTCCGGCACGCCTTCTTATGGTGTGCTGCGCCGCCGACCTTGTGCCCTACGGCCTTGTGTGCCGCTACGATAAAATAAGCGAATTGGAAAACGGCACATGGCTTACGGTTACGGGAACCCTTGCCGTGCGGGATTACCGCGGAAGCCCCGAACCTCAAATCGACGTGGAAAAACTTGAACCGGCCGAAGCCGTAGACGCATATCTGTATCCGGGTATATAA
- a CDS encoding NAD-dependent protein deacylase, translating into MNGTEELQRIIDESDNIVFFGGAGVSTESGIPDFRSTGGLYRQEWKYPPETILSRSFFDSNPAEFYRFYKKKLIVKGVKPNAAHLKLAELEKAGKLKAVITQNIDGLHQAAGSKTVYELHGSLLRNYCMNCRAFYTADEVVQNSEKDGVPRCSKTSGCSGILKPDVVLYEESLNSDILSKSIDAIAKAETLIIGGTSLVVYPAASLIRYFSGRRLVLINKGETSADDRADLIIRDSIGKVFEKIRV; encoded by the coding sequence ATGAACGGAACGGAAGAATTACAGCGCATTATCGACGAAAGCGACAATATCGTTTTTTTCGGCGGAGCCGGCGTGTCGACCGAAAGCGGCATTCCCGACTTTCGCAGTACCGGCGGCTTGTACCGTCAGGAGTGGAAATATCCGCCGGAAACCATTTTAAGCCGCAGCTTTTTCGATTCGAATCCCGCGGAATTTTACCGCTTTTATAAAAAAAAGCTGATTGTAAAAGGTGTAAAACCGAATGCGGCGCATTTAAAACTTGCCGAACTTGAAAAAGCCGGAAAACTGAAAGCCGTCATCACGCAAAACATAGACGGACTGCATCAGGCGGCCGGCAGCAAAACGGTATACGAACTGCACGGAAGCCTTTTGCGCAATTACTGCATGAACTGCCGCGCTTTTTATACGGCAGACGAAGTCGTACAAAACAGTGAAAAAGACGGCGTGCCGCGTTGTTCAAAAACATCCGGCTGTTCCGGCATTTTAAAGCCCGACGTCGTGCTGTACGAAGAAAGCCTTAATTCCGACATTCTTTCAAAAAGTATAGACGCGATCGCAAAGGCGGAGACGCTGATTATCGGCGGCACATCGCTCGTTGTCTATCCCGCGGCGTCCCTTATTCGGTATTTTTCGGGAAGGCGTCTTGTGCTCATAAACAAAGGCGAAACCTCCGCTGACGACCGCGCCGACCTGATTATCCGCGACAGCATCGGAAAGGTATTCGAAAAAATACGTGTATAA
- a CDS encoding argininosuccinate synthase produces MNKEKIILSYSGGLDTTVIIPWLMENFDYEVIALCVDVGQKEDWDDIKKRALDTGAKKCIIVDACEEYVKDYIFPALKAQAVYEDRYLLGTSTARPLIGKILAEAARKEKAVAICHGATGKGNDQIRFELAIKAFAPEVKIIAAWRHPKWNMDSREAEITYLEQRGIPVPMKKDQSYSRDENIWHLSHEGLELEEPENEANYKHMLKLTAVPEEAPEKGEYVAIDFEKGIPVAVNGKKLAPAALLEELNKIGGRNGVGITDIVENRVVGMKSRGVYETPGGSILYFAHEMLEHLCLDSDTYHFKQHVSLKIAELIYGGKWFTPLMTSLSAFVDATQKTVTGSVKLKLYKGSIRNAGTSSPYSLYNESIASFKTGDLYDHHDAEGFITLYGLPITVRALMEKENGLPPQSL; encoded by the coding sequence ATGAATAAAGAAAAAATCATTCTTTCGTATTCCGGCGGTTTGGATACGACGGTCATTATTCCCTGGCTTATGGAAAATTTCGATTACGAAGTTATCGCGCTGTGCGTAGACGTCGGTCAAAAAGAAGACTGGGACGATATAAAAAAACGTGCGCTCGACACGGGTGCAAAAAAGTGTATCATCGTCGATGCGTGCGAAGAATACGTAAAAGATTATATTTTCCCGGCACTCAAAGCCCAAGCCGTTTATGAAGACCGCTACCTTTTGGGAACGTCGACGGCACGGCCGCTTATCGGGAAAATTCTGGCGGAAGCCGCGCGTAAAGAAAAGGCCGTCGCGATTTGCCACGGCGCAACGGGCAAGGGCAACGATCAAATCCGTTTCGAGCTGGCGATAAAAGCCTTTGCTCCCGAAGTAAAGATCATTGCCGCATGGCGCCATCCCAAGTGGAATATGGACAGCCGCGAAGCCGAAATCACCTACCTTGAACAGCGCGGTATTCCCGTTCCGATGAAAAAAGACCAATCGTACAGCCGCGACGAAAACATTTGGCATTTGTCACACGAAGGTTTGGAATTGGAAGAACCCGAAAACGAAGCGAATTATAAACATATGCTTAAACTGACCGCCGTTCCCGAAGAAGCGCCTGAAAAAGGCGAATACGTCGCCATCGATTTTGAAAAAGGCATTCCCGTCGCGGTAAACGGCAAAAAACTCGCGCCGGCGGCCCTGCTCGAAGAATTAAACAAAATCGGCGGGCGCAACGGAGTCGGCATTACGGATATTGTCGAAAACCGCGTCGTCGGCATGAAAAGCCGCGGCGTATACGAAACTCCCGGCGGCAGCATTTTGTACTTTGCCCACGAAATGCTCGAGCACCTGTGTTTGGACAGCGACACCTATCATTTTAAGCAGCACGTCAGTCTTAAAATTGCCGAACTGATTTACGGCGGAAAGTGGTTTACACCGCTTATGACGTCCCTTTCGGCCTTTGTCGATGCGACGCAAAAAACGGTTACCGGAAGCGTCAAGCTCAAGCTGTACAAGGGTTCCATACGGAACGCGGGCACATCTTCGCCCTATTCGCTGTACAACGAAAGCATCGCAAGCTTTAAAACGGGCGATTTGTACGATCATCACGACGCCGAAGGCTTTATCACGCTGTACGGCCTCCCGATAACGGTGCGCGCCCTTATGGAAAAAGAAAACGGTTTGCCGCCGCAGTCTTTATAA
- the argH gene encoding argininosuccinate lyase, translated as MHAKSTKDCPQNGAEKNAQNKPKDALWQGRFTKTLSARALDFETSIRVDSRMIFDDIQGSIAHVKMLGTQKIIEPQEAAALVRELQNIESDIRSGKLSIDTSFEDIHSFIEHELTERLGDTGKKVHTGRSRNDQIALDERLYLRRTAADLQKRIVHLTDVLCTIAEKHVSSLMSGYTHLQRAQPVSLAQHLCAWAWMLTRDYGRFADALKRMDECPLGAAALAGSGLPLDRFYTAKELGFSDIVHNSMDAVADRDYCIELTAAAALCMTHLSRFCEEVILWSSSEFHFINLDEQWSTGSSIMPQKKNPDFAELIRGRTGRVYGDLIALFTLMKGLPLAYNRDMQEDKQSVFEALDTLGASLEVFAAMMETAQWDTERMASSCCGGFANATDLADYLVKKGMPFRTAHGCAASAVKTCIERGIQLEDLPLSEYTKISPLIEEDVFVCLEPAACLNAKNTAGGPSEKQVRIQIESLRRFCKNAETHAESRLAPYTNDRP; from the coding sequence ATGCACGCAAAAAGCACAAAAGACTGCCCGCAAAACGGGGCCGAAAAAAACGCACAAAACAAGCCGAAAGACGCGCTGTGGCAGGGGCGTTTTACCAAAACGCTTTCGGCCCGAGCGCTGGACTTTGAAACATCCATCCGCGTCGATTCCCGCATGATTTTTGACGACATTCAAGGCAGCATTGCGCATGTTAAAATGCTCGGCACGCAAAAAATCATAGAACCGCAGGAAGCGGCCGCTCTTGTGCGTGAACTGCAAAACATTGAAAGCGATATCCGTTCCGGAAAACTTTCAATCGATACGAGTTTTGAAGACATTCATTCGTTTATCGAACACGAGTTAACCGAAAGGCTCGGCGACACGGGTAAAAAGGTTCACACGGGGCGCAGCCGCAACGATCAAATCGCCCTTGACGAGCGCCTGTATTTGCGCCGCACCGCCGCCGATTTGCAAAAGCGCATTGTGCACCTGACGGACGTTTTGTGTACAATTGCCGAAAAACACGTTTCAAGCCTTATGAGCGGTTACACGCACTTGCAGCGCGCGCAGCCGGTAAGCCTTGCCCAGCACTTGTGCGCATGGGCGTGGATGCTTACACGCGATTACGGACGCTTTGCCGATGCGCTCAAGCGTATGGACGAATGCCCGCTCGGAGCCGCGGCCCTTGCCGGAAGCGGTCTTCCGCTCGACCGTTTTTATACGGCAAAAGAGTTGGGCTTTTCCGATATCGTGCATAATTCCATGGATGCCGTAGCCGACCGTGATTACTGCATAGAACTTACCGCGGCGGCGGCTTTGTGCATGACCCACCTGTCGCGTTTTTGCGAAGAAGTGATTTTGTGGTCGTCGAGCGAATTTCATTTTATAAATCTTGACGAACAATGGTCGACCGGCTCGAGCATTATGCCGCAAAAGAAAAATCCCGATTTTGCCGAATTGATCCGCGGAAGAACCGGACGCGTTTACGGCGATTTAATCGCGCTTTTTACGCTGATGAAAGGCCTCCCGCTTGCCTACAACCGCGATATGCAGGAAGACAAACAAAGCGTTTTTGAAGCACTCGACACGCTCGGCGCCTCGCTTGAAGTGTTTGCCGCGATGATGGAAACGGCGCAGTGGGATACAGAACGCATGGCGTCCTCGTGCTGCGGCGGTTTTGCAAACGCAACCGACCTTGCCGACTATCTTGTAAAAAAGGGAATGCCGTTCAGAACGGCGCACGGCTGCGCGGCTTCGGCCGTTAAAACATGCATCGAGCGCGGCATTCAGCTCGAAGATCTTCCGCTCAGCGAATATACGAAAATATCGCCCCTTATCGAAGAAGACGTGTTTGTCTGCCTTGAGCCGGCGGCCTGCCTCAACGCAAAAAACACGGCGGGCGGTCCTTCCGAAAAACAGGTGCGCATACAAATCGAAAGTCTGCGCCGCTTTTGCAAAAACGCGGAAACTCACGCCGAATCGCGCCTCGCGCCGTACACTAACGATCGACCGTAA
- a CDS encoding methyl-accepting chemotaxis protein produces the protein MYAIEHQPLVLLLAAGGSTWLFALISYIPFLEAFEKHIHNLPMKSEYITLSVLMRNADITGFSFLGVVCYVLAPMFCTANATLDALPLFLTRVLPVLILGSVAAIFDSYLFVSNMQKRILAITRFSSYLSKNDYTQKSLVVTSRDDFGVLMADLNQFYNVMRRLLRTIIDAVAVSTDSADSLADGMSETSSSITQIVANIESVKSRIINQAAGVEEAQATVKYMVEYINDLDKNIDREKVSIGSSSTAVEQMVANIRSVTNTLKANEVAAQKLSSASDNGRAAMEQAVDRARNVLERSGGLLEASNIIRSIADQTNLLAMNAAIEAAHAGEAGKGFSVVSDEIRKLAEQSNQQGKTISEQLQDLQESIQQVSDGTMQVKNQFDTIFSLADDVTEQNRTVMSAMQEQSAGSTQVLEAMSEIKSTIDLVAQGSAELTNGGKQIAEEMTSLANLTEEINGAMSEMSDGAQSIIRSVQNVDSATARNRTNIQKLSGEINTFTVDR, from the coding sequence TTGTATGCGATTGAGCATCAGCCGCTTGTGTTGCTGTTGGCAGCCGGAGGCAGTACATGGCTGTTCGCGTTGATTTCGTATATTCCGTTCCTTGAAGCGTTTGAAAAACATATCCATAACCTTCCGATGAAAAGCGAATATATAACGCTTTCGGTATTAATGAGAAACGCGGATATCACCGGTTTCAGCTTTTTAGGCGTCGTCTGTTATGTGCTTGCGCCGATGTTTTGTACGGCGAACGCAACGCTGGACGCGCTTCCGTTGTTTTTAACACGCGTTTTGCCTGTGCTTATCTTGGGAAGTGTCGCCGCTATTTTTGATTCATACCTTTTTGTAAGCAATATGCAAAAGCGTATTTTAGCAATAACGAGATTTTCATCGTATCTTTCCAAAAACGATTATACGCAAAAAAGCCTTGTCGTAACGAGTCGCGACGATTTCGGCGTCCTTATGGCGGACTTAAATCAATTTTACAACGTTATGCGCCGTCTGCTTCGTACGATCATCGACGCGGTTGCCGTTTCTACCGATTCGGCGGACAGTCTTGCCGACGGCATGAGTGAAACATCTTCGAGTATTACGCAGATCGTCGCAAATATCGAATCGGTCAAGAGCAGAATCATTAATCAGGCGGCGGGTGTCGAAGAAGCCCAGGCAACCGTTAAATATATGGTCGAATACATCAACGACCTCGATAAAAACATCGACCGCGAAAAGGTAAGCATCGGTTCATCTTCGACGGCGGTCGAACAGATGGTCGCAAATATCCGCTCGGTGACGAATACACTGAAGGCGAACGAAGTTGCCGCACAAAAGCTCAGCAGCGCATCGGATAACGGGCGTGCCGCGATGGAACAGGCCGTTGATCGTGCACGCAACGTTCTTGAACGCTCCGGAGGCTTGCTTGAAGCGAGCAATATCATCCGGAGTATCGCCGACCAGACGAACCTGCTTGCCATGAATGCCGCGATCGAAGCGGCGCATGCGGGGGAAGCGGGCAAAGGCTTTTCCGTCGTTTCGGACGAAATCAGAAAGCTTGCCGAACAGTCGAACCAACAGGGTAAAACGATCAGCGAACAGCTGCAGGACCTGCAGGAATCGATTCAGCAAGTGTCGGACGGTACGATGCAGGTAAAAAATCAATTCGATACGATTTTTTCGCTTGCCGACGATGTTACGGAGCAAAACCGCACCGTTATGTCCGCGATGCAGGAACAATCGGCCGGCAGCACTCAAGTACTTGAAGCGATGAGTGAAATCAAATCGACGATCGACCTTGTCGCACAGGGGTCTGCGGAGCTGACGAACGGCGGCAAACAGATTGCCGAAGAAATGACATCCCTTGCCAATTTGACGGAAGAAATCAACGGTGCGATGAGCGAGATGTCGGACGGAGCACAGTCGATTATCCGCTCCGTGCAGAACGTCGATTCCGCAACGGCGAGGAACCGCACCAACATTCAAAAGCTTTCCGGCGAAATCAATACCTTTACGGTCGATCGTTAG
- a CDS encoding SH3 domain-containing protein, giving the protein MQDKKIIFIIAVLLNIISLYSQSYKNITGLWIDQFAYDWQISHYNKFKGFGIAISLTEDGIGEYWDGNIFDVTETKILENDIIILRLAKEGRSVLEVSLKLLTDDIIWIYKSVGTGEVYNYPWYRISGPAKIPIQNAVLNDSRVRLCVKPNLSCDTWGFLNKGDTVKIKDKSEEPFTIDGESWYWYKVETDDYPDGWVYGKYLDIEEGNGGSVNKDASS; this is encoded by the coding sequence ATGCAAGATAAAAAGATAATTTTTATTATAGCGGTATTATTGAATATAATATCGCTATATTCACAAAGTTATAAAAATATAACAGGACTCTGGATAGACCAATTTGCATATGATTGGCAAATTTCACATTATAACAAGTTCAAAGGATTTGGCATTGCAATTTCTCTTACTGAAGATGGTATTGGAGAATATTGGGATGGAAATATATTCGATGTAACTGAAACAAAGATATTGGAAAATGATATAATTATATTAAGATTGGCAAAAGAAGGTCGGTCTGTATTAGAGGTATCCCTAAAGCTCTTAACTGATGATATAATTTGGATATATAAATCCGTTGGTACAGGAGAGGTATATAATTATCCATGGTACCGCATATCCGGTCCTGCCAAAATACCGATACAGAATGCCGTTTTAAACGACAGCCGTGTTCGTCTTTGCGTAAAGCCGAATTTGTCGTGTGACACGTGGGGCTTCTTAAATAAAGGCGATACGGTAAAAATAAAGGATAAAAGCGAAGAACCGTTTACGATCGACGGAGAATCATGGTATTGGTATAAAGTAGAAACGGACGATTATCCCGACGGCTGGGTATACGGGAAGTATTTGGATATAGAAGAGGGTAACGGAGGGAGTGTGAACAAAGACGCAAGCTCCTAA
- a CDS encoding Fic/DOC family N-terminal domain-containing protein: MTKLPYNFNFDDIALLKALNKANHTLGRLNGPINLLPNPYIIFNAITLGEAKESSEIENIVTTFDEIFKEMTYSKTNPASKEVLNYRQAMLTGFELITENGFLSANHIIRIHHIVEPEAGDIRKLPGTVIKNTKTGAVLHTPPQNYEEISDYLANLEKYINTNEFEDIDAILKIAVIHFQFESIHPFDTYLFYDFYTKNEYLCEKLKISRNTSSKYLHQLSEAGILIEEKIGKTKLYKNVFSYNLINCGKDFIKGLTILIILNKVYMQIKDGVRL, encoded by the coding sequence ATGACAAAACTTCCCTATAATTTTAATTTTGATGATATTGCCTTGCTGAAAGCTCTCAATAAGGCGAATCATACGCTCGGCCGGCTTAACGGCCCGATCAATCTTTTGCCGAATCCGTATATCATTTTCAATGCGATCACTTTGGGAGAAGCAAAGGAATCTTCCGAAATTGAAAATATCGTTACAACCTTTGATGAAATTTTTAAAGAAATGACTTATTCAAAAACGAATCCCGCATCGAAGGAAGTCCTCAATTACAGACAGGCAATGCTTACGGGATTTGAATTGATTACGGAAAACGGATTTCTAAGTGCAAATCATATAATCCGAATTCATCATATTGTTGAACCGGAAGCGGGCGATATACGAAAACTTCCGGGGACTGTAATCAAAAATACCAAAACGGGAGCAGTCCTGCACACTCCGCCGCAAAATTACGAAGAAATCTCGGACTATCTTGCAAATCTTGAAAAATATATAAATACGAATGAATTTGAAGATATCGATGCGATTCTAAAAATAGCGGTCATTCATTTTCAGTTTGAATCGATTCATCCTTTTGATACATATTTGTTTTATGATTTTTATACGAAAAACGAATACTTGTGTGAAAAATTAAAGATTTCCCGCAATACTTCGAGTAAATATCTGCATCAGCTTTCGGAAGCGGGAATTTTAATTGAAGAAAAAATCGGAAAAACAAAATTATACAAAAATGTATTCTCATATAATTTAATAAATTGTGGTAAAGATTTTATAAAGGGCTTGACTATTCTTATTATTTTGAACAAGGTGTATATGCAAATAAAGGACGGTGTGCGGTTATGA